A window of Emcibacter sp. SYSU 3D8 genomic DNA:
CGCGCGGTGGGCGTCTTGCTGCGGTTCGCGAACCTTGGGGTTTGCCTCAATATCCGCTGTCAGCGTCTGAAACATATGGCCCGGTTGGTCGGCTGCCTGCTCGGCGCGACGATATTCAAGCCGAAAAGGCTCAAGATCGGGTCTTCGATAAAAGCGGTATCCGCTTCCCGGGCGGCGTACCGGCTTTAGACGCCCGGAGGCGTCCCACCGCCGTAATGTGTCTTTGGAGACGCCAACGTAATCGGCAGCCTCCGCAAGAGTCAGAAAATCTGGCGCATCATTCTGTGACATGGAGCAACCTTATGCAACGTTGTGCAGAAGGTCAACTGCTGAATCTGGGGTTGCCAATGCATTCTTTACTGCTTGGCCACGTTACCTCTCACCCAACGGGCGCCAACGCTGCAATCGCCCGAACGCTTTCCTCCCGCTGCGTCCCGCTCGTCCCGAACAGATACGTCTCTCCCGTCGGCCCATTCGGCCCATGCGCGACCACGTTCAGCACGGCCTGGGCCAGGTCCTCCGGCTTCATCGCGATGGCGGCGAGGTCGGGGGCTTCGCCGCGCAGCATGGGGGTGTCGGTGGCGCCGAAGCACAGGCCGTTGACGCGGATGTTGTCGGGCTTCAGCTCGGCGGCCAGCACCGCCGTCAGGCGCCATTGGGCGAACTTGGCGCAGTCGTAGCCCAGGCCGCGGCGGCCGGTGAGGTAATGGCCTTCCTTCACATGCTCGGTGATCAGGTTGACGATGTTGCCGCCGCCCGCCGCGCGCAGGGCCGGGGCCACGGCGCTGGAGCAGTTGAAGCTGCCCAGGGTGCAGGAACTGATGGCCTGCTCGAACTGGGCGGTCTGGCTGTCATAGGTGCCTTCGCGCAGCGACGAATTGTCCCAGAAGGCCGCGTTGTTGACCAGAAGGTCGATCCGGGTAAAGCGGCTCAGGACCAGATCCATGGCCTGGCGCACCTGGTGCCGGTCGCCCACGTCGCAGGCCACCGGCAGGCACTCGCCGCCCGCGTCGCGCACGAGGCGGGCGGTTTGCGTGTTGTTCTCGCCGTCGATATCCAGCGCCGCGACCCTGGCGCCCTGCTGCGCCAGGGCGAGGCACAGGCCGCGCCCGATCCCGATGGCGGAACCTGTCACGACGGCAATTTTGCCGGTCAGCATGATCCGTTCTCCTGCCGGATTTCCGGCGACAGCGTCCGCGCAGGAACCAGGCATTTCCTCTCGCCTGCGCGGGGTGGGAACACGGTCCCGCATGCAAGCCTATCCGGTATTGTGCCGCAGTTGAAGCACGCGCCGCTTGCCTGAAGGCTGGCGCGGGCCGGTCCCTTGCGCTACGTTCCCACCCGAAAACATTCATTCATGACGGGGAG
This region includes:
- a CDS encoding SDR family oxidoreductase encodes the protein MLTGKIAVVTGSAIGIGRGLCLALAQQGARVAALDIDGENNTQTARLVRDAGGECLPVACDVGDRHQVRQAMDLVLSRFTRIDLLVNNAAFWDNSSLREGTYDSQTAQFEQAISSCTLGSFNCSSAVAPALRAAGGGNIVNLITEHVKEGHYLTGRRGLGYDCAKFAQWRLTAVLAAELKPDNIRVNGLCFGATDTPMLRGEAPDLAAIAMKPEDLAQAVLNVVAHGPNGPTGETYLFGTSGTQREESVRAIAALAPVG